A stretch of DNA from Mucilaginibacter daejeonensis:
TGATCACCCGCTGTTTGCTGGTATCGTCCAAATGTTCCCAAAGCCAGGGGCAACGGATCAGTCCTAAGGCAAAGAAAGCACCATCTACCAGCGGTTGCGGACCGTCCCATTTTAAATAGTCGTGTGCTTTAGGGTTCACAGCGTTGGCAATAGCCTTTAAGGTCCATTGACGGTATTGGTCGCGCAGTTTAATTTCCTGCGGCTGCCCGCCTTCAAGGTTGAGCCATGGGGCAATGCCGCTCAGTGTACGACCGAAGGCTTCCAGGTAGGTCACCTTTGACCGGGTGTCGCGGTCGTCAGGAGCATCGGCCAGGGCCACCACCATGTTCTTTTTCAACTCATCATTGGCCAGGTTCAAGATCACCGGACGGGCCACCTTGTCGAGCATGGCCAGATTATACGTGCGGTCGTTCACCTTTTGGCGGGTCTGCGCATAGCCAGTTGCAACCTGGATAATGAGCGCCGCACACAACATCCATACTTTGTTTTGGGAGGTGAAGTTTTGAATGTTCATGCGCGGCGTCATTGGGTTTGATAGGGTCAGGTATTGGTATCTTAATATCTTTTGAGGCAACGGATCACATCCCTGCCATTGATCGGGCCATGTTGTATTTCAAGTTGTAGGTGCCTGAGCCAACTTCCAGCTTCAGGTCCTGGCCATCTTTTTTTATGTCGCGGATGGCGTCCACCTCTTTTACCGGACGATCACCTTCGGTCACTGCAACTTGTGCGGCCTTCGGCAAAACAATAAGAGCAGTAGTGTTAACTGGGACCGTAACGGTCAGGTTCATCACATCGCCGTTGAGCGTCCATTTAGAGCTGACTTGGCCATAACCGGTCTCCAGTTGAGCATTCACCATTTTGAGGTTGCCACCCGGATGCGGCGCTATCGTGATGCGTTTATAGCCGGTACGTACATCATCGGTATTGATGCCAGCCATCACACGGTACATCCAATCGCCAATGGCGCCATAGGAGTAATGGTTAAAGGAATTCATGGATGGATCCTGCAGGTCGCCATTGGCCTTGATACCGTCCCAGCGCTCCCAAATAGTGGTGGCACCTTTTTTAACAGGGTATAACCATGACGGGTAGGTGTCTTGCAGCAGCAGGGTATAAGCTATATCATCATGGCCAAAGCGGGTGAGCACGTGGCACAGGTATGGCGTACCTAAAAAACCGGTGGTCAAGTGGTTGCCATAATCGCTGATGTTCTTCACCAGCCGATCAGCCAGTTGCTGGCGCTGATCTTCAGGTAACAGGTCAAATTGCAGGGCCAGCAAGTAGGCGGTCTGTGTGCTGGATACGGTGCGGCCATTAGGCGTAACGTACTCCTTCATAAAAGCCTTTTTGATCTCCTTTAGCAGGTCGCTGTATCTTTTTACATCATCATCTTTACCTAACACACGGGCGGCATCGATCATGATCTGGGTCGAGTGGGCGTAAAATGCTTCGGCAATGAGGGTCTTGTCGGTAACGGCTGCCTTTCCGGAATCATCGGTAGGGCTTGGGCTGTAGAAGCACCAGTCGCCAAATTGGAATCCGGTGTTCCATAAGTTATCTACCGATACACTTTGTATGTAGCCTACCCACGCCTTCATGCTCGCATATTGCTGTTCCAGCAGGCGCTTATCTCCATATACCAGATACATATTCCACGGAACGATGGTGGAAACATCGCTCCATCCGGCCACACCGGCCGATGTTTTAGGCATCATGTTAGGGATGGTCCATGGCACGGCGCCGTCCTCACGCTGATCGATCGACAGGTCTTTGAGCCACTTACTGAAGAAACCATTCACGTTCATGTTGTATGCAGCGGTACGGCTAAAGGCTTGTGCATCGCCGGTCCAGCCCAGGCGCTCGTCGCGTTGTGGGCAATCGGTAGGTACATCAACAAAGTTGCCTTTTTGCCCCCATTGTATATTGTGCTGCAGTTGGTTTAATAAGGGGTTCGAGGTAACTAAAGTACCGGTAGGCGCCATGTCAGAGTACAATGCCACTGCTCTGATCTTTGAGGTGTCCACCTTTCCGCCATAACCCTTGATACGTACATAGCGGAAGCCCTGATAGGTAAAGTGAGGCTCATACGTGCGTTCGGCATCTCCCTTGAGCACGAACTTGTTCTGGCATTTGGCACCCCGCAGGTTCAGCGTGTAAAAGTTGCCGGCTTTGT
This window harbors:
- a CDS encoding alpha-L-rhamnosidase, which codes for MNGPSHSKNNKALYIRFNKCFMQARWLFTLMILTATIPAFAQTLAVNGLTCEYQRNPVGIDIMRPRFSWKLTSSQRNTMQTAYELRVGSSAEALAQGKDLVYQTGKVSSDRSTFVEYEGPQLRSRMRYFWQVRVWDDHGNTSAWSPVNYWEMALLDAADWTAKWIGTPNPADTVNGPSPLFRTTFNLSKPVRSARLYITSHGVYECFINGRRVGNDHFTPGWTSYKNRLQYQTYDVTTLLTSGTNATGAVLGDGWYRGQLEKWKNIYGKELALLYQLEITHTDGSKTTINSDGKWKTSEGAIRSSSFYDGEVYDTRFEKKGWDLSTYNDKAWRPVKMMAADQSKLIAPVGPPVKKHEVFHPAKLIITPQKDTVIDFGQNLVGWVTLKMKGRPNQIIKLEHAEVLDKAGNFYTLNLRGAKCQNKFVLKGDAERTYEPHFTYQGFRYVRIKGYGGKVDTSKIRAVALYSDMAPTGTLVTSNPLLNQLQHNIQWGQKGNFVDVPTDCPQRDERLGWTGDAQAFSRTAAYNMNVNGFFSKWLKDLSIDQREDGAVPWTIPNMMPKTSAGVAGWSDVSTIVPWNMYLVYGDKRLLEQQYASMKAWVGYIQSVSVDNLWNTGFQFGDWCFYSPSPTDDSGKAAVTDKTLIAEAFYAHSTQIMIDAARVLGKDDDVKRYSDLLKEIKKAFMKEYVTPNGRTVSSTQTAYLLALQFDLLPEDQRQQLADRLVKNISDYGNHLTTGFLGTPYLCHVLTRFGHDDIAYTLLLQDTYPSWLYPVKKGATTIWERWDGIKANGDLQDPSMNSFNHYSYGAIGDWMYRVMAGINTDDVRTGYKRITIAPHPGGNLKMVNAQLETGYGQVSSKWTLNGDVMNLTVTVPVNTTALIVLPKAAQVAVTEGDRPVKEVDAIRDIKKDGQDLKLEVGSGTYNLKYNMARSMAGM